The proteins below are encoded in one region of Amycolatopsis acidiphila:
- the pdxT gene encoding pyridoxal 5'-phosphate synthase glutaminase subunit PdxT — protein MTTNPLIGVLALQGDVREHVGLLERAGARAVPVRRPAELAGVDGLVLPGGESTTMSRLLETFELLEPLRERIAAGMPAYGSCAGMILLARQVLDGRPDQRQLDGLDVVVRRNAFGRQVDSFEGDLDFQGLDGGPVHAVFIRAPWVEKAGDGVDILAQVPDTVEAGDAAARIVAIRQGPVLATAFHPELTGDERVHRLFVGMVRDG, from the coding sequence GTGACCACGAACCCGCTGATCGGGGTGCTCGCGCTGCAGGGTGACGTGCGGGAGCACGTCGGCCTGCTCGAGCGCGCCGGAGCCAGGGCGGTACCGGTGCGGCGGCCGGCCGAGCTGGCCGGGGTGGACGGGCTGGTCCTGCCGGGTGGGGAGTCGACCACGATGTCCCGCCTGCTGGAGACGTTCGAGCTGCTCGAACCGCTGCGCGAGCGCATCGCCGCCGGGATGCCGGCCTACGGCTCCTGCGCGGGCATGATCCTGCTCGCCCGCCAGGTCCTCGACGGGCGCCCCGACCAGCGTCAGCTCGACGGGCTGGACGTGGTCGTGCGGCGCAACGCCTTCGGCAGGCAGGTCGACTCCTTCGAGGGAGACCTCGATTTCCAGGGGCTCGACGGCGGCCCGGTGCACGCCGTGTTCATCCGGGCCCCCTGGGTGGAGAAGGCCGGCGACGGGGTGGACATACTGGCTCAGGTGCCCGACACGGTCGAGGCCGGGGACGCGGCCGCTAGGATCGTCGCGATCCGGCAGGGGCCGGTGCTCGCCACGGCCTTCCATCCGGAGCTCACGGGGGACGAGCGGGTGCACCGCCTGTTCGTCGGCATGGTGCGCGACGGGTAA